In a genomic window of Pedobacter sp. KBS0701:
- a CDS encoding S41 family peptidase, whose protein sequence is MLRKFISQNAFLYALLIVVGFTVSCKKSNNNPDANTDVESNLLQTPTSDRTLLTKDSIFLYAKQTYYWNKSLPTYDKFNPRAFSSNEKLLYAMTQIAINPQTNKPYEYVERSTSPKYSFIDDGSVAGQLGGVNGDFGFSVFFAGDNDLRIKYVYAASPAAGQGLKRGYQIIKINGNSTINTSDASINYVVNAIFGSNTTVALTVLKPDQTTQDVTVTKAEYNVNPILFSKTYTIGAKKVGYIVFNTFTTNSATLLDKAFSQFTTDGITELIVDLRYNGGGSVQTSEAFANLIAPSTQNGKVMYTTYWTQTMQDDQATILQNQKFYAKGNDGVTRMYSYFDYSYKPTVAAGNQEVFAKRGSLNGLTRVYFIVTGGTASASELLINNLKPVIDVKLIGKKTYGKPVGFFSIRIDKNDLYIPQFETKNQLNQGGYFDGMAVDKDIFDDVTKDFGDPTEKLLAQALYYSANGNFSALLKDNTISSTSPLSKTRVEDLSGKMDHDFKGMVETRKLKFK, encoded by the coding sequence ATGCTTAGAAAATTTATTTCGCAAAATGCATTTTTATATGCTTTGCTTATTGTGGTTGGATTTACCGTGTCGTGTAAAAAATCGAATAATAATCCTGACGCCAATACAGATGTTGAATCCAACCTGTTGCAAACACCAACCAGCGATCGGACACTACTCACTAAAGACTCTATCTTTCTTTACGCCAAGCAAACCTATTATTGGAATAAGAGTTTGCCTACTTACGATAAATTCAATCCAAGAGCTTTTTCATCCAACGAGAAATTGTTGTATGCAATGACTCAGATTGCAATTAATCCGCAAACAAACAAACCATACGAATATGTAGAGCGTTCAACCTCTCCTAAATATTCTTTTATAGATGATGGCTCTGTTGCTGGTCAGTTGGGGGGCGTGAATGGTGATTTTGGATTTTCGGTGTTTTTTGCAGGAGATAACGATTTGAGGATTAAATATGTGTATGCTGCATCACCTGCGGCCGGTCAGGGACTAAAAAGAGGGTATCAGATTATAAAAATTAATGGTAATTCAACCATAAATACTAGTGATGCCAGTATTAATTATGTAGTGAATGCGATTTTTGGATCTAACACTACTGTTGCCTTAACTGTTTTAAAACCTGATCAGACCACTCAGGATGTAACGGTAACTAAGGCTGAATATAATGTTAACCCAATATTATTTAGTAAGACATATACTATTGGCGCTAAAAAAGTGGGGTATATTGTTTTTAACACCTTTACAACAAATTCTGCAACCTTGTTAGATAAGGCTTTCAGTCAATTCACTACGGATGGTATTACCGAGCTGATTGTAGATTTAAGGTATAATGGTGGTGGATCGGTACAAACATCAGAGGCCTTTGCCAACCTGATTGCACCTTCTACACAAAATGGTAAAGTAATGTATACTACTTACTGGACACAAACTATGCAGGATGATCAAGCCACAATTCTTCAGAACCAAAAGTTTTATGCTAAAGGTAATGATGGGGTAACACGGATGTATTCTTATTTTGATTATTCTTATAAACCTACAGTTGCAGCCGGAAACCAGGAGGTTTTTGCTAAACGTGGTTCGCTTAATGGCTTAACAAGAGTTTACTTTATTGTAACAGGTGGAACAGCATCTGCCAGTGAGTTGTTGATTAACAATTTGAAACCTGTAATCGATGTTAAATTGATCGGCAAGAAAACTTATGGCAAACCAGTTGGTTTTTTCTCCATCCGCATAGATAAAAACGACTTGTATATTCCACAGTTTGAAACCAAAAATCAATTAAATCAAGGTGGTTACTTTGATGGAATGGCTGTTGATAAAGATATTTTTGATGATGTAACCAAAGATTTTGGAGATCCTACAGAAAAACTATTGGCACAGGCTTTATATTATTCTGCCAATGGAAATTTCTCTGCTTTACTGAAAGACAATACCATTAGCAGTACATCACCACTATCTAAAACCCGTGTTGAAGATTTGTCTGGCAAAATGGACCATGATTTTAAAGGAATGGTTGAAACCAGAAAGCTGAAGTTTAAATAA
- the dprA gene encoding DNA-processing protein DprA — translation MSTLHKIALTFIKSIGPVTAKNLLAYCGSAEQIFSANKKQLLQIPGIGEKTIEAIRGTDALIRARQELDFIEKHGIEVLFFSDERYPKRLKNCIDSPILLYAKGTVDFNQQRIISVVGTRNATVYGKNLCKELCEVLAPYHVLIVSGLAYGIDVTTHKECLANHIPTVGVLGHGLDRMYPKIHKTVAQKMVLNGGLLTEFPILTNPDRPNFPQRNRIIAGIADVTVVVEASIKGGALITAEIANSYNKDVYAFPGRTNDVFSEGCNFLIKTNRAGLITNANDLIYYLGWDDEVKVKHNVQQTTLQLSLTPNEERVISALKNGQLSIDELCTQLNIQQSKLAIVILTLEMQGVIVSLPGKIYKLV, via the coding sequence ATGAGCACGCTACATAAAATTGCCTTAACTTTTATTAAATCTATCGGTCCGGTAACGGCCAAAAACCTTCTTGCCTATTGCGGAAGTGCTGAGCAAATATTTTCGGCAAATAAAAAACAGCTCTTGCAGATTCCGGGCATTGGAGAAAAAACAATTGAAGCCATTCGTGGTACCGATGCCTTGATCAGGGCCAGGCAAGAATTGGATTTTATTGAAAAACATGGGATAGAAGTATTGTTTTTTTCAGACGAGAGATATCCTAAAAGGTTAAAGAATTGTATCGATTCGCCCATCCTGCTTTATGCCAAAGGTACAGTTGATTTTAACCAGCAGCGTATCATCAGCGTTGTTGGAACCCGTAATGCAACAGTTTACGGGAAAAATCTCTGTAAAGAGTTGTGTGAAGTTTTGGCGCCATATCATGTTTTAATCGTTAGTGGCCTGGCTTACGGCATTGATGTAACCACCCATAAAGAATGCCTGGCAAATCATATTCCTACTGTTGGGGTACTTGGTCATGGTTTAGACCGGATGTATCCAAAAATTCATAAAACAGTTGCTCAGAAAATGGTTCTGAATGGAGGCCTGCTCACCGAGTTCCCAATCCTGACCAATCCCGACCGGCCTAATTTTCCACAAAGAAACCGGATTATTGCCGGCATTGCAGATGTTACCGTGGTTGTTGAAGCGTCAATAAAAGGCGGGGCCTTAATTACCGCAGAAATCGCAAATTCCTACAATAAGGATGTATATGCTTTTCCAGGTAGAACAAATGACGTTTTTTCAGAAGGATGTAATTTCCTGATTAAGACCAATAGAGCTGGATTAATCACCAATGCTAATGACTTGATTTATTACCTGGGTTGGGATGATGAGGTAAAGGTGAAGCATAATGTTCAACAAACCACCTTACAGCTGAGCCTTACACCTAATGAGGAGCGGGTTATTAGCGCATTAAAAAATGGCCAGCTTTCTATAGATGAACTTTGCACGCAATTGAATATTCAGCAAAGTAAACTGGCAATTGTAATCCTTACCTTAGAGATGCAGGGTGTTATTGTTTCATTACCAGGAAAAATTTACAAGTTGGTGTAA
- a CDS encoding pyridoxal-phosphate dependent enzyme → MWYNNILETIGNTPLVKLNTITKGVPGTILAKIETTNPGNSIKDRMAVKMIEDAEKSGKLKPGGTIIEGTSGNTGMGLAMAAIIKGYKCIFTTTDKQSKEKVDALRAFGAEVIVCPTNVEPEDPRSYYSVSSRLEREVPNSWKPNQYDNLANSQAHYEQTGPEIWAQTEGKITHLVVGVGTGGTISGTGKYLKEKNPDIKIWGIDTYGSVFKKYKETGIFDKDEIYPYITEGIGEDFLPANVNFDVIDLFEKVTDKDAALMTRDIARKEGIFVGNSAGAAIGGLIQLKDKLKPEDVVVVIFHDHGSRYMGKMYNEDWLRERGFLQDEKLTAKSILAKKESTEIVTLDAQKSVLEAINTIKSMNISQIPVTQQGMIVGKIAESDILSALLENPGLKSAPISEIMTATFPFVDLNTSIDKISSLINKENSAVLVEDESGKIEIITQYDIINAISG, encoded by the coding sequence ATGTGGTACAATAATATTTTAGAAACCATTGGCAATACGCCGCTGGTAAAATTGAATACGATTACAAAAGGTGTTCCGGGGACAATCCTTGCCAAAATAGAGACGACTAATCCAGGCAACTCGATTAAAGACCGTATGGCGGTTAAAATGATTGAGGATGCCGAGAAAAGCGGGAAACTAAAACCAGGCGGAACAATTATTGAAGGAACATCCGGAAATACAGGTATGGGCCTGGCTATGGCCGCTATTATTAAAGGTTATAAATGTATTTTTACCACAACTGATAAACAATCAAAAGAAAAGGTTGATGCTTTACGTGCTTTTGGTGCCGAGGTAATCGTTTGTCCCACAAACGTTGAACCGGAAGATCCCCGTTCATATTATTCTGTTTCTTCTCGTTTAGAACGCGAGGTTCCAAATTCATGGAAACCCAATCAGTATGATAATTTAGCCAATTCACAGGCGCATTATGAGCAAACTGGTCCTGAGATATGGGCACAAACAGAAGGTAAAATTACACACTTAGTAGTTGGTGTAGGTACAGGTGGAACCATTTCCGGAACGGGGAAATATCTGAAAGAAAAGAACCCGGATATTAAAATCTGGGGAATTGATACGTATGGCTCTGTTTTCAAAAAATATAAGGAGACCGGCATTTTTGATAAGGATGAGATTTATCCTTACATCACAGAGGGTATCGGTGAAGATTTTCTTCCGGCAAACGTAAATTTTGATGTGATCGATTTATTCGAAAAGGTTACCGATAAAGATGCGGCTTTAATGACGCGCGATATCGCGCGTAAAGAGGGGATTTTCGTGGGTAACTCTGCCGGCGCTGCTATTGGTGGATTAATTCAGTTAAAAGATAAACTGAAGCCGGAAGATGTGGTTGTCGTTATTTTTCACGACCACGGCAGCCGTTACATGGGTAAAATGTACAATGAAGATTGGTTACGCGAACGCGGATTTTTACAGGACGAAAAATTAACCGCTAAATCAATTTTGGCTAAAAAAGAAAGCACAGAGATTGTAACACTTGATGCTCAGAAATCAGTACTCGAGGCTATTAATACCATTAAATCGATGAATATTTCTCAAATTCCGGTAACTCAGCAAGGAATGATTGTGGGTAAAATTGCCGAAAGTGATATTTTATCTGCCTTGCTTGAAAATCCAGGCTTAAAATCAGCTCCGATTTCAGAAATCATGACGGCTACTTTCCCGTTTGTGGATTTGAATACGTCGATTGATAAAATTTCTTCGTTGATTAATAAAGAAAACTCAGCAGTTTTAGTGGAAGATGAATCTGGAAAGATCGAGATTATCACTCAGTACGATATTATTAATGCGATATCAGGGTAA
- the murA gene encoding UDP-N-acetylglucosamine 1-carboxyvinyltransferase, producing the protein MNAFEITGGIKLKGEITPQGAKNEALQILSAVLLTEQKVTISNIPDIKDVNKLIELLGDLGVIVERINKDTYTFEAKNIDLNFFESDTFKAKGGGLRGSIMIVGPLLARFGKAAIPKPGGDKIGRRRLDTHFIGFEKLGAKFVYDSKKAFFNVDATNLQGAYILLDEASVTGTANIVMAAVLAKGTTTIYNAACEPYLQQLCKMLNRMGAKISGIGSNLLTIEGVKVLGGTEHRMLPDMIEIGSFIGMAAMTESEITIKDVCYDELGVIPEVFKKLGIKLERRGDDIYVPSQKHYEIDTFIDGSILTIADSPWPGFTPDLLSIVLVVATQAKGNVLIHQKMFESRLFFVDKLIDMGAQIILCDPHRATVNGIDKKYKLRGISMTSPDIRAGVSLLIAALSAEGKSTIYNIEQIERGYQDIDTRLRALGAQIKRVNADAPGH; encoded by the coding sequence ATGAACGCATTTGAAATAACAGGCGGAATTAAATTAAAAGGCGAAATCACTCCCCAAGGCGCCAAAAACGAAGCTTTACAGATTTTATCTGCAGTATTGCTGACCGAACAAAAAGTAACCATCAGCAATATCCCTGATATCAAAGATGTAAATAAACTGATTGAGTTATTGGGCGATTTGGGCGTTATTGTTGAACGCATTAATAAAGACACCTATACCTTCGAAGCCAAAAACATCGATTTAAATTTCTTCGAATCTGATACTTTTAAAGCTAAAGGCGGTGGTTTACGTGGTTCGATTATGATTGTAGGACCATTGTTGGCCCGTTTTGGTAAAGCTGCAATTCCTAAACCCGGTGGCGATAAAATCGGTCGCAGAAGATTGGATACCCACTTTATCGGTTTCGAAAAACTGGGTGCAAAATTCGTTTACGATAGCAAAAAGGCTTTCTTTAACGTTGATGCCACCAATTTACAAGGTGCTTATATTCTATTAGATGAAGCATCCGTAACCGGAACAGCAAATATTGTAATGGCAGCTGTTTTGGCTAAAGGTACCACTACCATTTACAATGCAGCCTGCGAACCATATTTACAACAACTTTGTAAAATGCTTAACCGCATGGGTGCCAAAATTTCAGGCATTGGATCTAACCTGCTTACCATTGAAGGCGTTAAAGTATTGGGTGGAACAGAACACAGAATGCTGCCTGATATGATCGAAATTGGCTCTTTCATCGGTATGGCCGCGATGACAGAATCGGAAATTACCATTAAAGATGTTTGTTACGATGAGCTTGGCGTAATACCGGAGGTTTTCAAAAAGCTAGGTATCAAGCTAGAGCGTCGTGGCGACGATATTTATGTACCATCGCAAAAACACTATGAAATCGACACCTTTATTGATGGTTCGATTTTAACCATTGCCGATTCGCCATGGCCAGGTTTTACACCTGATTTATTGAGCATTGTTTTGGTTGTGGCTACACAGGCAAAAGGAAACGTGCTCATTCACCAGAAAATGTTCGAGAGCCGCTTATTCTTCGTGGATAAACTGATTGATATGGGCGCACAAATTATCCTTTGCGATCCGCATCGTGCGACCGTTAATGGTATTGATAAGAAATATAAACTTCGCGGCATTAGCATGACTTCTCCTGACATCAGGGCCGGAGTTTCATTATTAATTGCAGCTTTATCTGCTGAAGGTAAATCAACCATTTATAACATCGAACAGATTGAGCGTGGTTATCAGGATATCGACACCCGTTTACGTGCCTTAGGTGCACAGATTAAGCGTGTAAATGCTGATGCGCCTGGTCACTAA
- a CDS encoding DUF4290 domain-containing protein, translating to MSFDYNTTRSHLILSEYGRNVQNMVKYICELPTIEERNKYAQAVIDLMGFLQPHLRDVADFKHKLWDHLHIISGYQIDVDSPYPKPLIENAYIKPAPLAYPQQRITYKHYGKTVENLIEKAMREENAEIKKAMVQSIANFMKMAYVTWNKDNVSDDTIIKDLKYLSGGLLSLDEGVNLAKVEFRVQNPRQSNNNNRGRSNNNNNGKNRQNNNNNNNNRQRNNNNKPKY from the coding sequence ATGAGTTTTGACTATAATACTACGCGTAGCCATTTAATTTTATCGGAATATGGCCGTAACGTACAAAATATGGTGAAGTATATTTGCGAATTACCCACCATTGAAGAACGTAATAAATATGCCCAGGCGGTAATTGACCTGATGGGTTTTTTGCAACCACATTTACGTGATGTTGCCGATTTTAAGCATAAACTTTGGGATCACCTGCACATTATTTCTGGCTACCAGATTGATGTAGATAGCCCGTATCCAAAGCCATTAATCGAAAATGCTTACATTAAACCAGCGCCCCTGGCCTATCCTCAACAAAGAATTACCTACAAACACTATGGTAAAACCGTTGAAAATCTGATCGAAAAAGCCATGCGTGAAGAAAATGCTGAAATTAAGAAGGCAATGGTGCAGAGCATCGCAAATTTCATGAAAATGGCTTATGTAACCTGGAATAAAGATAACGTGAGCGATGATACCATTATTAAAGATCTGAAATACCTTTCTGGCGGATTGTTATCACTTGATGAAGGTGTTAACCTGGCCAAGGTAGAATTTAGAGTGCAAAACCCTCGCCAAAGCAATAACAATAACCGGGGCAGAAGCAATAATAACAACAACGGTAAAAACCGTCAGAACAATAACAACAACAATAACAACCGTCAACGCAACAATAACAATAAACCTAAATATTAA
- a CDS encoding histidine phosphatase family protein encodes MAKQLLLVRHGKSDWGNLDLKDFDRPLNKRGKENAPEMAERLINRGFKIDQIVSSPAKRAKSTAKYFAEAYNVDHIQFEESIYEANTSALLKVLNGLDDDAASVVMFGHNPGFTDFANELCDADIYNIPTAGMVLISFPFDSWQMVSKGTGELVFFDYPKNSDEV; translated from the coding sequence ATGGCTAAGCAACTACTTCTGGTCCGCCATGGCAAATCGGATTGGGGAAATTTAGATTTAAAAGATTTCGATCGGCCGTTAAATAAACGCGGCAAGGAAAACGCGCCAGAAATGGCTGAAAGATTGATTAACCGCGGTTTTAAAATCGATCAGATCGTGAGCAGTCCGGCTAAAAGAGCCAAATCTACCGCCAAATATTTTGCAGAAGCCTACAATGTAGACCATATTCAATTTGAAGAATCTATTTATGAGGCCAATACTTCAGCTTTGCTTAAAGTGCTTAATGGCTTGGATGATGATGCTGCAAGTGTAGTAATGTTTGGTCATAACCCTGGTTTTACCGATTTTGCGAACGAGTTATGCGACGCCGACATTTACAACATTCCAACTGCAGGCATGGTATTAATTTCTTTTCCTTTTGATTCGTGGCAGATGGTGAGCAAAGGGACTGGTGAATTGGTCTTTTTTGATTACCCAAAGAATAGTGATGAAGTTTAG
- a CDS encoding glycosyltransferase family 9 protein, translating into MTYTQKIIVLRFSAMGDVAMVAAVLQEFSEQNPAAELIMVSRPAFKPFFDHIPHLIFHPIQPKTIHKGIDGLYKLYQELRSYKPDAIADLHDNLRSRAISTFFRLTGTKIKRINKGRAEKKALTRTNNKIFKALRKTVERYADVFRELGFNVKLSHKINKSQQEIPANAQNLFANKATKKIGISPFAQHVYKVYALEKMEEVISSLNKVGHEIFIFGGGKAEQDIAEDWAKKYVNTHNLIGNFNLTEELAIISNLDIMLSMDSSGMHIASLVGVPVVSVWGPTHPYAGFLGYGQSESDCIQIDHPSRPNSIYGNKPCLCGVENCIDLIKPETIADKIKEKLNG; encoded by the coding sequence ATGACATATACTCAAAAAATCATCGTTTTACGTTTTTCGGCCATGGGCGATGTGGCCATGGTAGCCGCTGTTTTACAAGAATTTTCGGAGCAGAACCCGGCAGCCGAGCTCATTATGGTAAGCCGGCCTGCTTTTAAACCATTTTTCGATCATATCCCCCATCTCATCTTCCATCCTATCCAACCAAAAACCATTCATAAAGGGATAGATGGACTATATAAACTTTATCAGGAACTCCGCAGCTACAAACCAGATGCTATAGCTGATTTACATGATAATTTAAGGAGCAGGGCGATTTCTACCTTTTTTCGTTTAACAGGAACAAAAATTAAGCGGATTAATAAAGGAAGGGCTGAGAAAAAGGCATTAACCCGTACTAACAATAAGATTTTTAAAGCGCTCAGAAAAACTGTAGAGCGCTATGCTGATGTTTTCCGCGAATTGGGCTTTAATGTTAAGCTAAGTCATAAAATAAATAAATCTCAGCAGGAAATTCCAGCAAATGCACAAAATTTATTTGCTAATAAAGCCACAAAAAAAATAGGCATCTCTCCTTTTGCTCAGCATGTTTATAAAGTATATGCTTTAGAAAAAATGGAAGAGGTAATTTCATCCTTAAATAAAGTAGGACACGAAATTTTCATTTTTGGAGGTGGAAAAGCAGAACAGGATATCGCAGAAGATTGGGCGAAAAAATATGTGAATACCCATAATTTAATCGGCAATTTTAACTTAACGGAAGAACTTGCCATCATCTCGAATTTGGATATCATGTTAAGCATGGATTCTTCAGGCATGCATATCGCTTCACTTGTTGGTGTACCTGTGGTATCAGTTTGGGGGCCAACACATCCTTACGCCGGCTTTTTAGGTTATGGGCAATCAGAAAGTGATTGTATTCAGATCGACCATCCTTCGAGGCCAAATTCTATTTATGGAAACAAACCCTGCCTTTGCGGTGTTGAAAATTGTATAGACTTAATTAAGCCTGAAACAATTGCAGATAAAATTAAAGAGAAACTAAATGGCTAA
- a CDS encoding DUF4254 domain-containing protein, giving the protein MISEIANRIFNQVITDYHKFDDIDHPVENPYDAESLEHLFYLKNWIDTAQWHMEDVVRNPQIDPVEGLSWKRRIDAQNQVRTDMVEFIDGYFLNLYQGIAALPEAKINTESPAWAIDRLSILALKIYHMREEAERETASPEHREQCQTKLNVLLSQRDDLSTSIDELLADIEAGKKYMKVYKQMKMYNDPSLNPVLYKKG; this is encoded by the coding sequence ATGATAAGTGAAATTGCCAACCGCATATTTAATCAGGTCATTACAGACTACCACAAGTTTGATGATATTGACCATCCGGTTGAAAACCCTTACGATGCAGAAAGTTTAGAGCATCTTTTTTATCTGAAAAACTGGATTGATACTGCCCAGTGGCACATGGAAGATGTGGTGCGCAATCCACAGATTGATCCTGTTGAAGGTTTGAGCTGGAAAAGACGTATCGATGCACAAAACCAGGTGCGTACTGATATGGTAGAGTTTATTGATGGCTATTTCTTAAATCTTTATCAGGGAATTGCTGCTTTGCCAGAGGCAAAAATCAATACAGAAAGTCCGGCATGGGCAATAGACAGGCTTTCTATCCTGGCTTTGAAAATTTACCACATGCGTGAAGAGGCCGAACGAGAAACTGCCTCACCTGAACACCGTGAACAGTGCCAAACTAAACTCAATGTATTGTTATCGCAGCGCGATGATCTTTCAACCAGCATTGATGAATTACTGGCTGACATTGAAGCTGGTAAGAAATACATGAAAGTGTACAAACAGATGAAAATGTATAACGACCCGAGTTTAAACCCGGTTTTGTATAAGAAAGGTTAA
- a CDS encoding helix-hairpin-helix domain-containing protein: MENKTIARTLRLLSQLMELHEENPFKIKSVANAYFKVDKLPFALKDKPLDELDKIDGIGKGLASKIIELLQTGELKELNEILEKTPEGVVEMLAIKGIGPKKIFIIWRTLGIESIGELYYACNENRLIEAKGFGLKTQEEIKNAIEFKLAANGRFLYAQVEGFAKTLFTQLSVWTANIDDNALLGFAGQYRRACEIIDELEIVIGTENIENIKQSLPAFDPLSLIEAENLFICTTEAGFRIKLHVVEKSAFYLQWFILTGNTEHVEKVLALAGDGPFANEEEIYSKAGLAFIEPELREDFDEIELAKANKLPTLIQYEDLKGSLHNHSTWSDGVHTLEQMAVYCKENLNLQYLGICDHSKTAVYAKGLNEQRVFGQHQEIDELNKKLAPFKIFKGIESDILSDGSLDYSDDILKTFDFVVASVHSNLRMDEAKATARLLKAIENPYTTILGHPTGRLLLSRAGYPIDYKKIIDACSANKVVIEINANPLRLDLDWRWHRYALEKGVLLSVNPDAHRTEGFHDMHYGILVARKGGLSANKCLNAFSLEEITAFFNSKKPN; encoded by the coding sequence ATGGAAAATAAGACCATCGCCCGCACTTTACGCCTCTTATCGCAGCTTATGGAACTGCATGAAGAAAATCCTTTCAAGATTAAATCAGTCGCAAACGCCTATTTTAAAGTAGATAAACTGCCTTTTGCGTTAAAAGACAAACCTTTGGATGAACTGGATAAAATTGACGGTATTGGCAAAGGACTGGCTTCCAAAATCATAGAACTTCTCCAAACAGGAGAATTAAAAGAACTTAACGAAATTCTGGAGAAAACGCCCGAAGGCGTTGTGGAAATGCTGGCCATCAAAGGCATAGGGCCAAAAAAGATTTTCATTATCTGGCGTACGCTGGGGATAGAGAGCATTGGTGAACTGTATTACGCCTGTAACGAAAACCGCCTGATTGAAGCCAAAGGTTTCGGTTTAAAAACACAGGAAGAAATTAAAAATGCCATTGAGTTTAAACTTGCCGCAAATGGCAGGTTTTTATATGCACAGGTAGAAGGTTTTGCCAAAACTTTGTTTACGCAACTTTCTGTTTGGACTGCCAATATTGATGACAATGCACTTTTGGGCTTCGCTGGTCAGTACCGCAGGGCATGCGAAATTATTGATGAGCTGGAAATCGTAATCGGTACAGAAAATATCGAAAACATTAAACAAAGCTTACCTGCTTTCGACCCGCTTTCGCTTATCGAAGCTGAAAACTTGTTTATCTGCACTACTGAGGCAGGTTTTAGGATAAAACTACACGTTGTTGAAAAATCAGCTTTTTATTTACAGTGGTTTATATTAACCGGAAATACCGAACATGTTGAAAAAGTGTTGGCTTTAGCTGGCGATGGACCTTTCGCAAATGAAGAAGAAATTTACAGCAAGGCGGGATTAGCTTTTATCGAACCTGAACTACGCGAAGATTTTGATGAAATTGAACTGGCCAAAGCAAACAAACTCCCAACGCTGATTCAATACGAAGATTTAAAAGGTAGCTTGCACAATCATTCGACCTGGAGCGATGGTGTACACACTTTAGAGCAGATGGCCGTATATTGCAAAGAGAACTTAAATCTTCAATATTTAGGAATCTGCGACCACTCTAAAACCGCAGTTTATGCAAAAGGATTAAACGAACAACGCGTTTTCGGCCAGCACCAGGAAATAGACGAGCTCAATAAAAAACTCGCTCCCTTTAAAATCTTCAAAGGTATTGAGAGCGACATTTTAAGCGATGGCTCATTAGATTATTCAGATGATATTCTAAAAACATTCGATTTTGTAGTCGCTTCTGTGCACAGTAATCTCCGGATGGATGAAGCCAAAGCTACAGCACGTTTGTTAAAAGCCATCGAAAACCCATATACCACCATTTTAGGCCACCCAACTGGTCGTTTATTGTTAAGCAGGGCCGGATATCCGATCGATTACAAAAAAATTATCGATGCTTGCTCAGCTAATAAAGTAGTAATCGAAATCAATGCCAACCCTTTACGCTTAGATTTAGACTGGCGCTGGCACCGCTATGCTTTAGAAAAAGGTGTGTTACTCTCTGTAAATCCAGATGCCCACCGTACCGAAGGTTTCCATGATATGCATTACGGTATTTTAGTGGCCCGCAAAGGCGGCTTAAGTGCCAATAAATGTTTAAATGCTTTCTCCTTAGAGGAGATTACTGCGTTCTTTAATAGTAAAAAGCCAAATTAA